In the Alkaliphilus oremlandii OhILAs genome, one interval contains:
- a CDS encoding aspartyl-phosphate phosphatase Spo0E family protein, which translates to MDYRSSLLKLIKEIEDTKEELNALIRKKGYQLTDKEVIQLSEFLDQLLSEYHNLE; encoded by the coding sequence ATGGATTATAGATCTAGTCTATTGAAACTAATTAAGGAAATCGAAGACACGAAAGAAGAGTTGAATGCTTTAATAAGAAAAAAGGGGTATCAATTGACAGACAAGGAGGTGATTCAACTGAGCGAGTTTCTTGACCAACTTTTATCTGAGTACCATAATTTAGAATAA
- the nagB gene encoding glucosamine-6-phosphate deaminase produces the protein MIIHVEENYEAMSKKAALIVASQVVSNPAGVLGLATGSTPAGMYKELVDLFKEGIIDFSQITTFNLDEYYGLPKTNESSYYTYMMENLFNHINVPLERVHIPNGMAEDVEKECLAYEEKIRNAGGIDLQILGIGANGHIGFNEPDHKLSMKTHLVELTEKTIQDNSRFFQKEEDVPTKALSMGIGTILGAKKIILMANGKNKAEAIKEMTNGYLNPMVPASMIQAHPDVILIIDKEAASLL, from the coding sequence ATGATTATACACGTAGAAGAAAATTACGAAGCTATGAGCAAAAAAGCTGCCTTAATCGTTGCAAGTCAAGTGGTATCTAACCCAGCAGGTGTTTTGGGTCTAGCCACAGGTAGCACGCCAGCTGGAATGTATAAGGAATTAGTAGATCTGTTTAAAGAAGGCATCATCGATTTCTCACAGATAACGACATTTAATCTGGATGAATATTATGGACTACCAAAAACCAACGAAAGTAGTTACTATACTTATATGATGGAGAACTTATTCAATCATATCAATGTACCTTTGGAACGAGTTCATATTCCAAATGGTATGGCTGAAGATGTAGAGAAGGAATGCTTAGCATATGAAGAAAAAATTCGAAATGCCGGAGGAATTGATCTGCAAATATTAGGGATTGGTGCTAATGGACATATTGGATTTAATGAACCAGATCATAAATTAAGCATGAAAACCCATTTGGTAGAGCTAACAGAAAAGACCATTCAGGATAATAGTCGGTTCTTTCAAAAAGAAGAGGATGTTCCAACAAAAGCCTTATCCATGGGAATTGGAACAATTTTAGGTGCTAAAAAGATTATATTAATGGCCAATGGAAAGAATAAAGCAGAAGCGATCAAGGAAATGACCAATGGATATTTGAATCCAATGGTACCAGCATCCATGATTCAGGCGCATCCTGATGTCATATTAATTATTGATAAAGAAGCAGCTAGTCTACTTTAG
- a CDS encoding DUF2812 domain-containing protein has translation MRKTVYKWFWAWSFDREEQWLNEMAAKGLALVAIGFCKYTFEESTPGEYEVRLELLENLPTHAESKRYIQFVEETDAEYLGAIFRWVYFRKKKSKGAFDLYSDCSSRIKHLNRILSLIAVCSIFNISNGINNLFLYFAMGATLANLWIGILCAAFGLLTGYGCIQIYSKRRKLQKQNQLFEQ, from the coding sequence ATGAGAAAGACGGTTTACAAATGGTTTTGGGCTTGGAGCTTTGATAGGGAAGAACAATGGCTCAATGAAATGGCAGCCAAGGGGCTTGCCCTTGTAGCCATAGGCTTTTGCAAATATACCTTCGAGGAGAGTACGCCGGGGGAATACGAGGTTCGCCTAGAGCTATTAGAAAACCTTCCGACACATGCTGAAAGCAAACGATATATTCAGTTTGTAGAGGAAACAGATGCGGAATATTTGGGAGCAATTTTTCGCTGGGTTTATTTTAGAAAGAAGAAATCTAAAGGAGCCTTTGATTTATATTCTGATTGTAGCTCCCGGATAAAGCATTTAAATCGAATCTTATCTCTTATTGCCGTATGTTCAATTTTTAATATCTCTAATGGTATCAATAATCTTTTCTTATATTTTGCTATGGGTGCAACGTTAGCGAACCTTTGGATCGGCATACTTTGTGCAGCTTTTGGGCTATTGACAGGATATGGCTGTATACAAATTTACAGTAAAAGGCGAAAATTACAAAAACAGAATCAACTATTTGAGCAATAA
- a CDS encoding PadR family transcriptional regulator has translation MSIIAGALTEAVYYILLSLVAPMHGYGIMQNVEALSNGRVRLAAGTLYGAINTMLEKGWIIALPEEKGSRKKEYEITTLGKEVLQNEIIRLNELLTNGNNILGGVEK, from the coding sequence ATGAGTATAATAGCAGGTGCATTAACGGAGGCAGTGTACTATATCCTACTTTCTCTGGTTGCTCCCATGCATGGCTACGGAATTATGCAGAATGTAGAGGCGCTTTCCAATGGTAGAGTACGTTTAGCTGCGGGTACCCTTTATGGAGCAATCAATACAATGCTTGAAAAAGGATGGATCATCGCACTTCCTGAAGAAAAAGGCAGCAGAAAAAAAGAGTATGAAATCACCACATTAGGAAAAGAAGTGCTTCAAAATGAGATAATTCGTCTCAATGAACTACTAACAAACGGAAACAATATTTTAGGAGGTGTAGAAAAATGA
- a CDS encoding PstS family phosphate ABC transporter substrate-binding protein has translation MKPNKSYVKSSLAVQMVLIPVILTLGLIGALRVLGGQLLPQDIGKDTGRFIYLLIAFSVPLLIGSIVGYIFKQNIGNKAASMKRIYTAVLIPIIYTLVFAALAVIVSPQNYNSGLWGAYLFKNPILIIFHFILFFSGFYHLAMIAELMAYTGFALGIHLNEFRSKVDSNRTLVKVHRMYALVLIIPIAFSGLVAKDIVTNGIIEIRYGESTIGTDLSEYDLYRIAPFKENNGLAKLDKTASLQFNNFNDMPRLDGATAAYPVYAAFVEAVYTGLGNYYKENENNTDKDIYSAFVSSEEYPLNIVQCTKTSNAYERLINGETDIIFAAEPSKNHRELIESKGDGFALTPIASEAFVFFTNVKNPVDNLTIKQIQEIYSGNITNWKEVNGQNKRILPYQRPENSGSQTVMQNRVMKEVPMLAPTEETYAGGMGEIISRVANYKNAINSIGYSFMYYSSEMVKNNQIKRISIDGIEPSPGNIRNKTYPFTVPVYAVTLKSNDDENVDKFIQWILSEEGQILIENTGYVAEHRKE, from the coding sequence TTGAAGCCAAATAAAAGCTACGTAAAATCGTCTTTAGCAGTGCAGATGGTACTTATTCCAGTAATACTGACCTTAGGTTTAATTGGTGCTCTTAGAGTATTGGGCGGGCAGCTTTTGCCACAAGATATAGGGAAAGATACAGGGAGATTTATCTATTTACTAATCGCTTTTTCTGTTCCTCTTCTAATTGGCAGTATAGTTGGCTATATTTTCAAGCAAAATATCGGCAATAAAGCTGCATCTATGAAACGAATATATACAGCAGTCCTTATACCAATTATCTATACTTTAGTTTTTGCAGCGCTTGCAGTTATTGTATCACCTCAAAATTATAATTCTGGTTTATGGGGCGCATATCTGTTTAAAAATCCAATTTTAATTATATTTCATTTTATATTATTTTTTAGTGGATTTTATCATCTTGCAATGATAGCAGAGCTGATGGCGTATACAGGCTTTGCTTTAGGAATACATCTAAATGAATTCCGATCTAAAGTAGATTCAAATCGTACCTTAGTGAAAGTACATAGAATGTATGCTCTTGTGCTTATTATCCCCATAGCTTTTTCAGGATTGGTTGCTAAAGATATTGTAACCAATGGTATCATTGAAATTCGATATGGAGAATCCACCATAGGCACCGATTTAAGTGAGTATGATCTTTATAGAATTGCACCATTTAAAGAGAATAATGGACTTGCGAAGCTAGATAAAACAGCATCCTTGCAGTTTAACAACTTTAATGATATGCCCCGCCTTGATGGAGCAACGGCCGCTTATCCAGTATATGCAGCTTTTGTAGAAGCTGTATATACTGGGTTAGGTAATTATTATAAAGAAAACGAGAACAATACAGATAAAGATATATATTCGGCATTTGTATCCAGTGAGGAGTATCCACTGAATATCGTACAATGTACAAAAACCAGTAACGCATATGAACGGCTAATCAATGGTGAAACCGATATTATATTTGCAGCAGAGCCTTCAAAGAACCATAGGGAATTAATAGAATCGAAAGGTGATGGATTTGCATTAACACCGATCGCAAGTGAGGCATTCGTATTTTTTACAAATGTTAAAAATCCAGTGGATAACCTTACAATAAAACAGATCCAGGAGATATATTCTGGAAATATCACCAATTGGAAGGAAGTTAATGGACAAAACAAGCGTATATTGCCATATCAGAGACCCGAGAACTCTGGAAGCCAAACCGTAATGCAAAATCGTGTAATGAAAGAGGTACCAATGCTAGCCCCTACGGAAGAAACCTATGCTGGCGGTATGGGCGAAATTATCAGCCGAGTTGCAAACTATAAAAATGCTATCAATTCAATTGGATATTCCTTTATGTATTATTCATCGGAAATGGTTAAAAACAATCAAATTAAAAGGATATCAATAGACGGAATAGAGCCTTCACCTGGAAATATACGGAATAAGACCTACCCATTTACTGTTCCAGTTTATGCAGTTACGTTAAAGTCTAATGACGATGAAAACGTAGATAAATTTATTCAATGGATACTATCGGAAGAAGGACAAATTTTGATTGAAAACACAGGATATGTTGCGGAGCATAGAAAGGAGTAA
- a CDS encoding transposase encodes MARIAREKSETKIYYIILRGIDERDIFLKDFDYEKFLEYVRKSKEKSGFKVYAYCLMINHAGLSSIA; translated from the coding sequence ATGGCAAGAATAGCAAGAGAAAAAAGCGAAACAAAAATATATTATATAATACTTAGAGGAATAGACGAAAGAGATATTTTCTTGAAAGATTTTGACTATGAAAAATTTCTTGAGTATGTTAGAAAATCAAAGGAAAAATCAGGGTTTAAGGTATATGCATATTGCTTAATGATAAATCATGCTGGACTTAGTTCAATAGCTTAG
- a CDS encoding IS3 family transposase, producing the protein MYKEVEESSKKRQISVNSVLKVLGVSSSGYYDYLKRQDSNQKIRKQQIKQEIIEIYNESKQIYGAPKITSILRSRGYVIAEKTVGNYMRELGIKAIWVSPYKRTTIDPDFDNKLKNILDRNFSPNAPNTVWVTDITYVWTVSEFVYLTTVMDLFSRRVIGWHLSDTLCVEGVLRAINKAKSSRKLDTPIIIHSDRGVQYVSKAYIDATPAGKFIRSYSKKGTPWDNAVIESFHALIKREWLNRFVIRHISHAQELIFEYVEAFYNTKRIHSYCEMSSPYDFEDKYVG; encoded by the coding sequence ATCTACAAAGAAGTAGAAGAATCATCTAAGAAGCGCCAGATTTCAGTTAACAGTGTGCTTAAAGTGCTAGGCGTTTCATCTTCTGGATACTATGATTACTTGAAAAGGCAAGATTCAAATCAAAAAATTAGAAAACAGCAGATTAAACAAGAAATTATAGAGATTTACAATGAATCCAAACAAATATATGGAGCACCCAAAATTACATCTATACTGCGAAGCAGAGGTTACGTTATCGCAGAGAAAACTGTTGGAAACTATATGCGTGAGCTAGGAATTAAGGCAATCTGGGTAAGTCCATACAAAAGGACGACAATTGATCCAGATTTTGATAATAAACTTAAAAATATTCTAGATAGAAATTTTTCACCTAACGCACCTAACACCGTTTGGGTAACAGACATTACCTATGTATGGACAGTAAGCGAGTTCGTTTACTTAACAACAGTAATGGATCTATTCTCACGAAGAGTTATAGGCTGGCACCTCTCAGATACCCTTTGTGTGGAAGGAGTACTAAGAGCCATTAACAAAGCGAAATCATCTAGGAAATTAGATACTCCGATAATTATTCACAGTGACAGAGGTGTGCAATATGTATCAAAAGCGTATATTGATGCAACACCAGCAGGCAAATTTATTCGAAGCTATTCAAAAAAGGGAACCCCTTGGGACAATGCTGTAATTGAGTCTTTTCATGCTCTAATAAAAAGAGAATGGCTCAACAGATTCGTCATAAGGCATATTAGTCATGCCCAAGAACTTATTTTTGAATATGTCGAAGCATTTTACAATACAAAGAGAATTCACAGTTATTGCGAGATGTCTTCACCATATGATTTCGAGGATAAATATGTTGGTTAG
- a CDS encoding transposase, which yields MGTKKQYSAEFKQDAVNYYYSSGKSIKEAAEDLKISTTGLNNWIQNAKKNDGVVNHRGSGNYSSDAEKEIARLKKELRDKEDALEILKKAIGILNKD from the coding sequence ATGGGAACTAAAAAACAGTACAGCGCAGAGTTTAAACAAGATGCAGTTAATTATTATTATTCATCTGGCAAATCAATCAAAGAAGCAGCAGAGGATCTAAAAATTAGCACCACAGGTCTTAATAATTGGATTCAAAATGCCAAGAAGAATGATGGTGTAGTAAATCATAGAGGTTCTGGCAATTATTCATCAGATGCAGAAAAAGAAATTGCAAGACTAAAAAAAGAACTAAGAGATAAGGAAGATGCACTTGAAATACTAAAAAAGGCCATAGGCATACTGAACAAAGATTAA
- a CDS encoding ABC transporter permease produces the protein MKKNKILTILLIILVYLFSITLYSYVKYMEELDKISTGYSSSSTAKKINTDVFLGEKREHNLKFLFSYTEIDNYIMFDDSFNNNQIRGVLVKGKVGSPKILSGRFFNESDFFSEKKIVVIGENMVQHTYEENEKKYISLFDNAYEVIGICGYGLNSIMDNIIFYNLDSVYFSEWGIYSDGRIKNVELKRDMSLNLI, from the coding sequence ATGAAGAAAAATAAAATTCTAACAATATTACTTATAATTTTAGTGTATCTTTTTTCAATTACATTATACTCTTATGTAAAGTACATGGAAGAATTAGATAAAATAAGTACAGGATATAGTAGTAGCTCTACTGCTAAAAAAATTAATACAGATGTATTTTTAGGAGAAAAAAGAGAACATAATCTTAAATTTTTATTCAGTTACACAGAGATAGATAATTATATAATGTTTGATGATTCTTTCAATAATAATCAAATAAGAGGTGTTTTAGTCAAGGGAAAAGTAGGTTCACCTAAAATATTGTCTGGAAGATTTTTTAATGAATCTGATTTTTTTTCTGAAAAAAAGATCGTTGTAATCGGTGAAAATATGGTTCAACATACCTATGAAGAGAATGAGAAAAAATATATTTCTTTATTTGATAATGCTTATGAGGTAATTGGTATATGTGGTTATGGACTGAATAGCATTATGGATAATATAATATTTTATAATTTGGATAGTGTGTATTTTTCAGAATGGGGGATCTATTCTGATGGTAGAATAAAAAACGTAGAACTTAAACGTGATATGTCCTTGAATTTGATATAA
- the istA gene encoding IS21 family transposase → MLTMEQQKYIKKCCINKGESINSVAKKTGHHWSTIKKYVEKEDFNQPIKIRQKRTTKLDKVKPIIDQWLLEDKKAKPKQRHTAKRIYDRLCEEYADIFSASDRTVREYVSKRKKELYDDTEGYVPLNHPGGEAQVDFGEVEFFEKGTKISGFHLNISFPNSNAGYVQLFKGQNLECLLTGLQSIFKHMGKVPNKIWFDNLSPVVSKIEKQGKRKLTEGFERFALHYGFEHNFCNPNSGHEKGSVESKVGYYRRNFLVPIPRFDSIDEFNKKLFVKADEDMKRAHYKKDAYISKLFELERIMMRDLPKKDYEVYRLEKAKADAYGKVKLDKDYSYSISPAFSGKEVWLKITHSKVHILNEDYKTILSHNRLNGKNYESMDWVPYLVLMQKRPTALKYTSFYDDMPLDLKSYFEKCDREEKKVGLKVLSKLLLEMDLEKASEVFKLAEEKNLRDEDSLTAAYHRLTRGVLEIKDIKLSMNVPNLDPYITNNSEYDIFLKGGVQ, encoded by the coding sequence ATGCTAACAATGGAACAACAAAAGTATATCAAAAAATGTTGTATAAATAAAGGAGAATCTATTAATAGTGTAGCTAAAAAAACTGGACATCATTGGAGTACTATCAAGAAATACGTAGAAAAAGAAGATTTTAATCAGCCCATTAAAATTAGACAGAAACGTACAACAAAGCTAGATAAAGTAAAGCCTATCATTGATCAGTGGCTACTTGAAGATAAAAAAGCAAAACCCAAACAACGCCATACTGCCAAACGCATTTATGACAGACTCTGCGAAGAATATGCTGATATCTTTAGCGCATCGGATAGGACGGTACGTGAATATGTATCGAAAAGAAAAAAAGAACTTTATGATGATACTGAGGGATATGTTCCTCTTAATCACCCTGGCGGGGAAGCCCAAGTTGACTTTGGAGAGGTTGAGTTTTTTGAAAAAGGAACCAAGATATCAGGCTTTCACCTTAATATTTCATTTCCAAACAGCAATGCGGGCTATGTGCAGCTATTTAAAGGACAAAATCTAGAATGTCTATTGACAGGTCTTCAGAGTATTTTCAAGCACATGGGCAAGGTTCCCAACAAAATTTGGTTTGATAATCTTTCTCCAGTTGTAAGTAAAATTGAAAAACAAGGGAAACGGAAATTAACCGAAGGTTTTGAGAGATTTGCCCTACATTATGGCTTTGAACATAACTTTTGTAATCCTAATAGCGGACATGAAAAGGGCTCTGTGGAAAGCAAGGTTGGATATTATAGAAGAAACTTTCTTGTTCCAATACCAAGGTTTGATAGTATTGATGAATTTAATAAGAAGCTTTTTGTCAAAGCTGACGAGGACATGAAAAGAGCTCATTACAAAAAAGATGCCTATATTTCTAAGCTCTTTGAGTTAGAAAGAATTATGATGAGAGATCTCCCTAAGAAGGACTATGAAGTATATAGATTAGAAAAAGCAAAGGCTGATGCCTATGGCAAAGTAAAACTAGATAAAGATTACAGTTACTCTATTTCACCAGCATTTTCTGGCAAGGAAGTATGGTTAAAAATCACTCATAGCAAAGTGCATATTTTAAATGAAGACTATAAAACTATTCTTAGCCACAACAGATTAAATGGGAAAAATTATGAATCCATGGACTGGGTTCCATACTTAGTCCTGATGCAAAAAAGGCCTACGGCTCTTAAATACACAAGCTTTTATGATGATATGCCTTTAGATCTTAAGAGCTACTTTGAAAAATGCGATCGTGAAGAAAAGAAAGTGGGCTTGAAAGTACTCTCCAAGTTATTATTAGAGATGGATTTAGAAAAGGCTAGTGAAGTGTTTAAATTAGCAGAAGAAAAAAACCTACGAGATGAAGATAGTCTCACTGCAGCCTACCATAGATTAACCAGAGGCGTTCTAGAGATTAAGGATATTAAACTGAGCATGAATGTGCCAAATTTAGATCCGTATATAACAAACAACTCAGAATATGACATCTTCTTAAAAGGAGGTGTACAGTAA
- the istB gene encoding IS21-like element helper ATPase IstB yields MKELIMDYCKQLRLGGHIANNYENIKANTYEEFLVKVLEIAIQNREVVKKNRSIQQAKFDVLKTFEGYEFNDIQIPSGTTVDEIKSVSFIDKKENLILYGPVGTGKTHLATAVGLEAINRGKKVKFFRTASLVNQLIEAKEDGSLNKFFKQLDKLDLLICDEWGYIPLDIDGCQLLFQVIADCYEKRSVIITTNLEFSKWNNIFYNERLTSAIIDRLVHHSHLLLFTGKSYRLLNSSIK; encoded by the coding sequence ATGAAGGAGTTAATTATGGACTATTGTAAGCAGCTTAGATTAGGTGGTCATATAGCCAATAATTATGAAAACATTAAAGCAAATACCTACGAAGAGTTTTTAGTAAAAGTATTAGAAATTGCCATCCAAAATAGAGAAGTGGTCAAGAAAAATCGCTCTATACAACAAGCAAAATTTGATGTATTAAAAACCTTTGAAGGCTACGAATTTAATGATATTCAAATTCCATCAGGAACTACAGTAGATGAGATTAAAAGCGTAAGTTTCATCGATAAAAAAGAGAATTTAATTTTGTACGGTCCCGTAGGGACGGGTAAGACCCACCTTGCCACTGCCGTGGGGCTTGAGGCCATTAATCGTGGCAAGAAAGTAAAGTTTTTTAGAACTGCAAGCCTTGTAAATCAACTAATTGAGGCTAAAGAAGATGGCAGCTTAAATAAGTTTTTTAAGCAACTAGATAAGCTAGATTTACTGATATGTGACGAATGGGGATATATCCCTTTAGATATAGATGGTTGCCAGCTCTTATTTCAAGTAATAGCAGACTGTTATGAGAAAAGAAGTGTCATAATTACAACAAATCTTGAATTCAGTAAGTGGAATAATATTTTTTACAACGAGCGTCTAACAAGTGCTATTATAGATAGACTGGTGCATCACAGCCATCTATTGTTATTCACAGGTAAAAGCTATCGCTTACTGAACTCAAGTATAAAATAA
- a CDS encoding accessory gene regulator ArgB-like protein: MHSLIDLFAYKIYKEKLLPKSDILKMKYAMNVLWNEVVKFFILMVIFRFLNRFDLFMFCTALLLPIRIFSGGIHFKGQISCFIGSFVFYALAILILPKLIHMNLYFAIILMVLSLIIIYIYSPIVSSFRPILNEKRKRSLKYTSVFFTLLGAFVLFQFTLPHNTNFFESGIWIIVVQAFQLILGKELG, from the coding sequence ATGCATAGTTTAATTGATCTATTTGCCTACAAGATTTATAAGGAAAAGCTTTTACCGAAAAGTGATATTCTCAAAATGAAATACGCCATGAATGTACTCTGGAATGAAGTTGTCAAATTTTTTATTTTAATGGTGATCTTTAGATTTTTAAATCGATTTGATTTATTTATGTTTTGTACTGCACTGCTATTGCCCATCCGAATATTTTCAGGCGGTATTCATTTTAAAGGACAGATCTCTTGTTTTATTGGCAGCTTCGTATTTTATGCTTTAGCAATTCTGATTTTGCCAAAACTAATCCATATGAATTTATATTTTGCTATAATACTTATGGTTCTCAGCCTCATTATTATTTACATTTATTCTCCAATAGTCTCTAGCTTTCGACCGATTCTAAATGAAAAAAGAAAACGAAGTTTAAAATATACATCCGTTTTCTTTACCCTGCTGGGTGCTTTTGTTCTATTTCAGTTCACTTTACCACACAATACAAATTTTTTTGAAAGCGGCATATGGATTATAGTTGTACAAGCATTTCAACTAATATTAGGAAAGGAGTTAGGATAA
- a CDS encoding AgrD family cyclic lactone autoinducer peptide — protein MKKKLSFSKTILFSIASIFVVASDIITYSGSFLFLGEPKCPKSLLK, from the coding sequence ATGAAAAAAAAGTTATCTTTTTCTAAAACAATTTTATTTTCAATCGCCTCTATTTTTGTTGTGGCTTCTGACATAATTACTTATTCAGGATCATTTTTATTTTTAGGAGAACCTAAATGTCCTAAAAGCTTACTTAAATAA
- a CDS encoding sensor histidine kinase codes for MLLLYVWRTNENIVRQYIIYVLIAFFLWEGINIFFLYQNIRIKEQKKIINVHDRYEPFLKGMIYEVRQKQHDFKNHLHTLYGLVQLEDDKEAKNRIQEYLESVIESIKPTDKLLNIKDPILNAIIYSKKALAEEKNILFELNFQGEIPEYPIEKYELVELLGNLLDNAIEAAEDVDAAEISRVALTIGTEENEKFIIVKNTGGTLRNSDIDIHKIFKSGFSTKQGKSRGYGLYNVKRIVDHYKGHIQLSFENEYTVFQILFK; via the coding sequence ATGTTACTGCTATATGTCTGGAGAACGAATGAGAATATTGTAAGACAATATATTATATATGTATTAATTGCTTTTTTCTTGTGGGAAGGGATAAATATATTCTTTTTATACCAAAATATACGGATTAAGGAACAGAAAAAGATCATTAATGTACATGATCGGTATGAACCTTTTTTAAAGGGTATGATATATGAAGTGCGGCAAAAACAACACGATTTTAAAAATCACCTACATACACTATATGGATTGGTACAGCTTGAAGATGATAAAGAGGCAAAAAATAGAATTCAAGAGTACTTAGAGAGTGTCATAGAAAGTATAAAGCCGACAGATAAGTTATTGAATATTAAAGACCCTATATTAAATGCAATTATTTATAGTAAAAAAGCTTTAGCAGAGGAGAAGAATATTCTATTTGAGTTGAATTTTCAAGGTGAAATACCAGAGTATCCCATAGAAAAATACGAGCTTGTAGAGCTTTTAGGTAATTTGTTGGACAATGCAATAGAAGCAGCAGAAGATGTAGACGCCGCAGAAATTTCTAGAGTAGCTTTGACTATTGGAACAGAAGAAAATGAGAAGTTTATTATAGTAAAAAATACGGGAGGAACACTTAGAAATTCAGATATAGATATCCATAAGATTTTTAAGAGTGGGTTTTCAACAAAACAAGGAAAGTCGAGGGGTTATGGACTTTATAATGTTAAACGAATAGTCGATCACTATAAAGGACATATTCAACTTTCCTTTGAAAATGAGTATACGGTTTTTCAAATTTTATTTAAGTAA
- a CDS encoding LytR/AlgR family response regulator transcription factor, with the protein MNILIVEDNKFEMNNIVRTIEAISGKFQVYKAYTGKECFQILDKVDIDVFVLDIQLPDMSGLQIAERIRKISKYELTYMIFITTHIQFQLDAFKRLHCYDFLEKPYKKEELTEIITRLWKGISTQRKQIEESRESVIFSMRDLTLKIYMDEILFIESHGRHCIVHTKVRDHFIKNTTISKILESLPPKDFMQTHKSYIVSLSNIHKVEKQEKNSWTVYFRGTASIAYVSNRHKEKFSEKIVERGK; encoded by the coding sequence GTGAATATTTTAATTGTAGAAGACAATAAGTTCGAAATGAATAATATCGTAAGAACAATAGAAGCTATTTCAGGGAAATTTCAAGTTTACAAAGCATATACAGGAAAAGAGTGCTTTCAAATATTGGACAAGGTGGATATTGACGTATTTGTATTAGATATTCAGTTGCCGGATATGTCCGGTCTTCAAATTGCGGAAAGGATCAGAAAAATTTCGAAATATGAATTAACCTATATGATCTTTATAACAACCCATATACAGTTTCAGTTAGATGCCTTTAAGAGACTTCATTGCTACGACTTTTTAGAAAAACCCTATAAGAAAGAAGAATTAACTGAGATTATCACAAGATTATGGAAAGGAATTTCAACTCAAAGAAAGCAGATTGAAGAGAGCAGGGAATCTGTAATATTTTCGATGAGAGATTTAACATTAAAAATTTATATGGACGAAATATTATTTATTGAATCCCATGGGAGACATTGCATCGTGCATACAAAAGTAAGAGATCATTTTATAAAAAATACAACCATTTCAAAAATATTAGAATCCTTGCCACCGAAGGATTTTATGCAAACCCATAAATCTTATATCGTCAGTCTGAGCAATATTCATAAAGTAGAAAAACAGGAGAAAAACTCTTGGACGGTATATTTTCGGGGTACAGCTTCCATTGCCTATGTTAGTAATCGTCATAAGGAAAAGTTTTCAGAAAAAATAGTAGAGCGTGGTAAATAG
- a CDS encoding ferritin-like domain-containing protein: MKKYEQAIRYAMQMELDGHDFFKEKSGKVANETSRKLFLQLADVEMEHYHFLKRHLEKYVGAETFELEERMEEIDPEIFDNRAEKEHVEEALKESDIPDITILRMAYLIERDYKEFYENAAQNAEDSIIKELFETLSKWEAGHESIFKKEYDRRMKEYMNLPWGG; this comes from the coding sequence ATGAAAAAATATGAGCAGGCAATTCGATACGCTATGCAAATGGAGCTGGATGGCCATGATTTCTTCAAAGAAAAATCAGGAAAAGTTGCGAATGAAACATCTAGAAAGCTGTTTTTACAGCTAGCAGATGTTGAAATGGAACATTATCACTTTCTAAAAAGACATCTAGAAAAATATGTAGGCGCTGAAACCTTTGAATTAGAAGAGCGAATGGAGGAAATTGACCCAGAGATATTTGATAATAGAGCGGAGAAAGAACACGTGGAAGAGGCGCTAAAAGAAAGTGATATTCCAGATATCACGATCTTGAGAATGGCATACCTGATCGAAAGAGATTACAAAGAGTTCTACGAAAATGCTGCACAGAATGCAGAGGATAGCATCATAAAAGAGCTTTTTGAAACTTTATCCAAATGGGAGGCTGGCCACGAGTCTATCTTCAAGAAAGAATACGATCGAAGGATGAAGGAATATATGAACCTGCCTTGGGGTGGGTAA